In one window of Mesotoga infera DNA:
- a CDS encoding carbohydrate ABC transporter permease produces the protein MLKLSLFGKIIVYFLLAVYCLIILVPFFIMIMNSLKSMREIYLQPFSFPSKVLFENYS, from the coding sequence ATGTTGAAGCTTAGTCTTTTCGGAAAGATAATTGTCTATTTCCTGCTTGCCGTCTATTGCCTGATTATTCTGGTTCCCTTCTTCATAATGATCATGAACTCGCTCAAATCAATGAGAGAGATCTATCTGCAGCCCTTTTCATTCCCATCAAAGGTTCTGTTTGAGAACTATTC